A genome region from Triticum aestivum cultivar Chinese Spring chromosome 2B, IWGSC CS RefSeq v2.1, whole genome shotgun sequence includes the following:
- the LOC123039871 gene encoding acyl transferase 15-like: protein MSIIVTKSSPVVVAGPSELGTATGGIINLSSFDKCFAPVPVGLLLIFEQPINEPIETIKKALSQALVLYQPMAGRLVTGPDDEPIYILCTGEGVLFVGASASCALEQFRTSPLLLGDLAVRYPAEYCLPGDPMLLMQVTEFACGGFVVGVTWNHVLADAAGMAQFLQAVGELARGMPVLSVLPVRSEADGMLLGIPPSVVTAMRSQMRVGMEEMAGIDVTISWSLISCIKAECGGDCTVFDAVAAVLWQCRTRAVISDPDTPAPLVFPWLVRAKHGYYGNCVMGQPVQAQSGLVANSYIKDLVKLIRLAKEKTPDILTNGGGGDQQQQVATPKYNKLVVTSWRKLGLNAVDFGRGGPLRVLPPPSPAERTAMNICILCPPCKGKDGVNIVSHCVKPEHADAFRRELAATMNLHLLARF, encoded by the coding sequence ATGAGCATCATAGTGACCAAGTCATCGCCGGTGGTTGTCGCAGGCCCATCGGAGCTGGGGACGGCAACCGGTggcatcatcaacctctcctctttcGACAAATGTTTCGCTCCTGTTCCTGTCGGGCTGCTTCTCATTTTCGAGCAGCCAATCAATGAGCCCATTGAGACAATCAAGAAGGCCCTGTCGCAGGCACTGGTGCTCTACCAACCTATGGCTGGCCGCCTCGTCACCGGACCTGACGACGAGCCGATCTACATCTTGTGCACGGGCGAGGGAGTCTTGTTCGTGGGCGCTTCGGCTAGCTGTGCGCTTGAACAATTCAGGACGTCCCCGCTGCTGCTTGGGGACCTCGCCGTCCGCTACCCTGCAGAGTACTGCCTTCCCGGTGACCCCATGCTGCTGATGCAGGTGACCGAGTTCGCCTGTGGCGGGTTCGTCGTGGGCGTGACGTGGAACCACGTCCTGGCCGACGCCGCGGGGATGGCGCAGTTCCTGCAGGCCGTCGGCGAGCTTGCCCGAGGGATGCCAGTGCTGTCCGTCCTTCCGGTCAGGTCCGAAGCCGACGGCATGCTCCTGGGCATCCCGCCGTCAGTCGTCACCGCGATGAGGTCTCAGATGCGCGTCGGAATGGAGGAAATGGCCGGCATCGACGTCACCATCTCATGGAGCCTGATCAGCTGCATCAAAGCCGAGTGTGGCGGCGACTGCACTGTGTTCGACGCCGTCGCGGCTGTTCTCTGGCAGTGCCGCACCCGCGCGGTTATCTCCGACCCCGACACGCCCGCGCCCCTTGTCTTCCCGTGGCTCGTACGTGCCAAACACGGCTACTACGGCAACTGCGTCATGGGGCAGCCGGTCCAGGCGCAGAGCGGCCTGGTGGCCAACAGCTACATCAAGGACCTGGTGAAGCTCATCAGGCTCGCCAAGGAGAAGACACCGGACATACTCACCAACGGCGGCGGAGGGGATCAACAGCAGCAGGTGGCAACCCCGAAGTACAACAAGCTTGTTGTGACGAGCTGGAGGAAGCTTGGGCTCAACGCGGTGGACTTTGGGCGCGGGGGGCCGCTGCGGGTGTTGCCGCCGCCGTCACCGGCAGAGCGGACGGCCATGAACATCTGCATCTTGTGTCCGCCATGCAAGGGGAAGGACGGCGTCAATATCGTGTCCCACTGCGTCAAGCCTGAGCACGCCGATGCCTTCCGACGGGAGTTGGCCGCCACCATGAACTTGCACCTGCTTGCACGTTTCTAG